In Mesoplodon densirostris isolate mMesDen1 chromosome 5, mMesDen1 primary haplotype, whole genome shotgun sequence, a single window of DNA contains:
- the CD200R1 gene encoding cell surface glycoprotein CD200 receptor 1 yields MPCTWITSDLQLLLILTLFLVAECISAVMEDLVTSNNSLMQQMVKVNYSWASTITSSMDRKQSTVTPPAEVNTSLSVLVGTKTVLSCPLVLWTSILLTTWEIVLRDKLPCFRAFRGDTNETKGGNCTDERITWASRLDENPALQIDPVAITHDGYYRCQMVIPNGNFHRGYHLQVLVPPEVTLVQTENGTAVCKAVAGKPAAQISWTPEGDCVTEQKRHWGNGTVTIQSTCHWEGRRVPNVSCSVSHLTGNKSLSIELDQDAKASAPLRILRIVSPIFIILVIIGSIWLLKISGCRKCKLKKTEHTSVVEEDEMQPYASYTEKNNPLYDTTNRVKMSKVLQSEVDGMSLHTVYIPEV; encoded by the exons AATGCATAAGTGCAGTAATGGAAGATCTTGTTACATCAAACAACTCATTAATGCAGCAGATGGTCAAGGTTAATTACAGTTGGG CTTCAACAATTACTTCATCTATGGACAGAAAGCAGAGCACTGTAACACCCCCTGCAGAAG ttaaCACTTCACTATCAGTACTAGTGGGTACAAAGACTGTGCTCTCCTGCCCTCTTGTGCTGTGGACAAGTATACTGCTAACAACATGGGAAATAGTCCTCAGAGACAAGTTGCCCTGCTTCAGAGCCTTCAGGGGTGATACAAATGAGACCAAGGGAGGAAATTGTACCGATGAGAGAATAACCTGGGCCTCCAGACTTGACGAGAATCCTGCCCTTCAGATTGATCCAGTGGCCATCACTCATGATGGGTATTACAGGTGTCAAATGGTAATACCTAATGGGAATTTCCATCGTGGATATCACCTCCAAGTGTTAG TGCCCCCTGAGGTGACCCTGGTTCAAACTGAGAATGGAACTGCAGTGTGCAAGGCAGTTGCAGGAAAGCCAGCTGCACAGATCTCCTGGACCCCAGAGGGAGATTGTGTCACTGAGCAAAAACGTCATTGGGGCAATGGCACAGTGACCATCCAGAGTACATGCCACTGGGAGGGCCGCCGTGTACCTAATGTGTCCTGCTCTGTCTCCCACTTGACTGGCAACAAGAGTCTGTCCATAGAGCTGGATCAAG ATGCCAAAGCATCAGCACCCTTAAGAATTTTACGTATCGTCTCCCCTATTTTTATTATCTTGGTCATCATTGGATCCATTTGGCTTTTGAAAATCAGTGGCTGCAG aaaatgtaaattgaaaaaaacagaacataCTTCAGTTGTTGAGGAG GATGAAATGCAGCCCTATGCCAGCTACACAGAGAAGAACAACCCACTTTATGATACTACAAACAGGGTGAAGATGTCTAAGGTGTTACAAAGTGAAGTTGATGGGATGAGTCTCCATACTGTATATATTCCTGAAGTGTAG